One part of the Leucobacter triazinivorans genome encodes these proteins:
- a CDS encoding ABC transporter substrate-binding protein, whose translation MKKNTLTGIAVVAAAALALTSCSAGGAETGGEDAPGGAVPLSIGNFLDVTNWDPANADLGFDGPYLSAVYDALITTDEAGEPQPGIATEWQVSDDFRTVTFDIRTDAEFSDGTPVDADAVVAGLQHLKDGTTASEAYLNVEQIAKVDDDTIEFSLSKRDDTMLYFLGLGRSYLAAPSAIDAGTLSEAPVGSGPYTLSDSSVPGSEYAFDKVEGHWDAGAFPFDPLKITPLSDPTAMLNAMEAEQLNLIYTDKTGADLAEQNDWKVARGLATWAGLNFSDRSGDMGSPLGDVRVRQALNFAFDRQGIHDSIAQGEGFVSTQLFPTGTPGNVESLDAEFPVDLDRAKSLLAEAGYADGFDVAMPMAAPFQPYQAIVEQTLAELGITVTWEETDFMSYMGKAPTYPMYIAVIAMDANPVATVERQISKPQWYNPNPGLANLDGVQEQVDAVFAAEPGDAQLAEIEQLNALVTEQGYNAVFGQNENIFVSTSEFDVKPVIGLMFPTLRQISVGG comes from the coding sequence ATGAAGAAGAACACCCTCACGGGCATCGCGGTCGTCGCCGCTGCGGCGCTCGCGCTCACCTCCTGCTCGGCGGGCGGCGCGGAGACCGGCGGCGAGGACGCGCCCGGCGGCGCGGTCCCTCTGAGCATCGGCAACTTCCTGGACGTCACCAACTGGGACCCCGCGAACGCCGATCTCGGCTTCGACGGCCCCTACCTGTCGGCCGTCTACGACGCGCTCATCACCACCGATGAGGCCGGCGAACCCCAGCCGGGGATCGCCACCGAGTGGCAGGTGTCGGACGACTTCCGCACCGTGACGTTCGACATCCGCACCGACGCGGAGTTCTCGGACGGCACGCCGGTCGACGCCGACGCGGTCGTCGCCGGCCTGCAGCACCTCAAGGACGGCACCACGGCGAGCGAGGCCTACCTCAACGTCGAGCAGATCGCGAAGGTCGACGACGACACGATCGAGTTCTCGCTGTCGAAGCGCGACGACACCATGCTCTACTTCCTCGGACTCGGCCGCAGCTATCTCGCCGCGCCGAGCGCGATCGACGCCGGCACGCTCTCGGAGGCACCCGTCGGCTCGGGCCCCTACACGCTCAGCGACTCGAGCGTTCCCGGCAGCGAGTACGCCTTCGACAAGGTCGAGGGGCACTGGGACGCCGGCGCGTTCCCGTTCGACCCGCTGAAGATCACGCCGCTCAGCGATCCCACGGCCATGCTCAACGCCATGGAGGCGGAACAGCTCAACCTCATCTACACCGACAAGACCGGGGCGGATCTGGCCGAGCAGAACGACTGGAAGGTCGCGCGCGGGCTCGCCACCTGGGCCGGGCTCAACTTCTCGGATCGCTCGGGCGACATGGGATCGCCGCTCGGCGACGTGCGGGTGCGTCAGGCGCTCAACTTCGCGTTCGACCGCCAGGGCATCCACGACTCCATCGCGCAGGGGGAGGGCTTCGTCTCGACCCAGCTGTTCCCGACCGGCACGCCGGGCAATGTGGAATCCCTCGACGCGGAGTTCCCCGTCGACCTCGATCGGGCCAAGTCGCTGCTGGCCGAGGCGGGCTACGCCGACGGCTTCGACGTCGCCATGCCGATGGCCGCTCCCTTCCAGCCCTACCAGGCCATCGTCGAGCAGACGCTCGCCGAGCTCGGGATCACGGTCACCTGGGAGGAGACCGACTTCATGAGCTACATGGGCAAGGCCCCCACCTACCCCATGTACATCGCGGTGATCGCGATGGACGCCAACCCGGTGGCCACCGTCGAGCGCCAGATCTCGAAGCCGCAGTGGTACAACCCGAACCCGGGCCTCGCGAACCTCGACGGTGTGCAGGAGCAGGTCGACGCCGTGTTCGCGGCCGAGCCCGGCGACGCGCAGCTCGCCGAGATCGAGCAGCTCAACGCGCTCGTGACCGAGCAGGGGTACAACGCGGTCTTCGGCCAGAACGAGAACATCTTCGTGAGCACCTCGGAGTTCGACGTGAAGCCGGTCATCGGCCTCATGTTCCCGACGCTGCGTCAGATCTCCGTCGGAGGCTGA
- a CDS encoding fumarylacetoacetate hydrolase family protein, whose product MLEQSQIESIAEELVQADRDRTILPKLTSRYPGMVVEDSYAIQKVWSDRRIADGARLVGHKIGLTSKVMQLATGISEPDYGVIHDDMVYESGSVLEFDRFSNVRIEVELAFVLSRPLAGPDVTLFDVLDATAYVVPALEVLNSHLELEGRTIVDTISDNAAMGAMVLGGRPVRIDELDLTWAKALLYRNETIEDSGVAGAVLGHPALGVAWLANKLAQHGQTLEAGEIILAGSFTKPMWVERGDTVHADYHELGSVTCRFV is encoded by the coding sequence GTGCTCGAGCAGTCGCAGATTGAATCCATCGCCGAGGAATTGGTGCAGGCCGACCGGGATCGCACGATCCTCCCGAAGCTCACCTCGCGCTACCCGGGAATGGTGGTCGAGGATTCCTACGCCATCCAGAAGGTGTGGTCGGATCGACGCATCGCCGACGGGGCCCGGCTCGTGGGCCACAAGATCGGGCTCACCTCGAAGGTCATGCAGCTCGCCACCGGCATCTCCGAACCCGACTACGGCGTGATCCACGACGACATGGTCTACGAGTCCGGATCGGTGCTCGAGTTCGATCGCTTCTCGAACGTGCGCATCGAGGTCGAGCTCGCCTTCGTGCTGTCGCGGCCGCTCGCGGGCCCGGACGTCACCCTCTTCGACGTGTTGGACGCGACGGCCTATGTCGTCCCCGCGCTCGAGGTGCTCAACTCGCACCTCGAGCTCGAGGGCCGCACCATCGTCGACACGATCAGCGACAACGCGGCGATGGGCGCCATGGTGCTCGGCGGCCGCCCGGTGCGGATCGACGAGCTCGACCTCACCTGGGCCAAGGCGCTGCTCTACCGCAACGAGACCATCGAGGACTCGGGAGTCGCGGGCGCCGTGCTCGGCCACCCCGCACTCGGCGTGGCGTGGCTGGCGAACAAGCTCGCGCAGCACGGCCAGACGCTCGAGGCGGGAGAGATCATCCTCGCGGGCTCGTTCACGAAGCCCATGTGGGTCGAGCGCGGCGACACCGTGCACGCCGACTACCACGAGCTGGGGTCGGTGACATGCCGATTCGTGTAG